The following coding sequences lie in one Corynebacterium anserum genomic window:
- a CDS encoding aspartate carbamoyltransferase catalytic subunit, whose amino-acid sequence MKHLLSIGDLSAHEIIDLMDEADRFAEVLKGREMKKLPTLRGRTIFTLFYENSTRTRSSFETAGKWMSADVINISASSSSVKKGESLKDTALTLQAVGADAIVMRHPSSGAARQVANWVGDTAVVNAGDGSHQHPTQALLDAVTMRNKLGTIEGKKIVIVGDILHSRVARSNAQLLTTLGADVTFVAPPTLLPWGVEAWGVHVSHDFDSVIKDADAVMMLRVQAERMNGGFFPSHREYATRYGLSRARRESMREDAIVMHPGPMLRGMEISDDVADAPKTVVLNQVTAGVHVRMAVLFTLLCSGDAEIGA is encoded by the coding sequence ATGAAGCACCTATTGAGCATCGGAGACCTCAGCGCCCACGAGATCATTGACTTGATGGATGAGGCAGATCGTTTTGCTGAGGTTCTCAAGGGGCGCGAGATGAAAAAGCTGCCCACTCTGCGCGGACGCACGATCTTCACCTTGTTTTATGAAAATTCCACCCGTACGCGGAGTTCTTTTGAAACTGCCGGCAAATGGATGAGCGCGGATGTCATCAACATTTCCGCTTCCAGTTCGAGTGTAAAGAAAGGGGAGTCACTGAAAGACACAGCACTCACTCTTCAAGCGGTGGGTGCTGATGCCATTGTGATGCGGCATCCTTCTTCCGGTGCTGCTCGGCAAGTCGCCAATTGGGTGGGGGATACCGCCGTCGTCAATGCAGGTGACGGGTCTCACCAACACCCCACTCAGGCTTTGCTCGACGCAGTGACCATGCGCAACAAATTAGGCACCATCGAAGGCAAGAAAATCGTCATTGTCGGCGACATCTTGCATTCTCGTGTTGCCCGTTCCAATGCGCAGTTGCTCACGACGCTCGGTGCAGATGTCACTTTCGTCGCCCCACCGACTTTATTGCCGTGGGGGGTGGAGGCCTGGGGCGTTCACGTGAGCCATGATTTCGATAGCGTGATCAAGGATGCTGATGCCGTCATGATGCTCCGCGTGCAAGCAGAGCGTATGAATGGAGGGTTCTTCCCCAGCCATAGGGAATATGCCACACGCTATGGGCTCTCTCGCGCGCGACGTGAATCCATGCGTGAGGATGCCATCGTTATGCACCCCGGCCCCATGCTGCGTGGTATGGAAATCAGCGATGATGTGGCGGACGCGCCGAAGACGGTCGTTCTCAACCAGGTCACAGCCGGTGTCCACGTCCGTATGGCCGTGTTGTTTACCTTGCTGTGCAGTGGCGATGCTGAGATCGGAGCTTAA
- the pyrR gene encoding bifunctional pyr operon transcriptional regulator/uracil phosphoribosyltransferase PyrR, whose protein sequence is MNTTTHEHTIELLGADDVSRTVARIAHQIIEKTALDDSGSPRVVLLGIPSGGVPLAARLAKKITEFSGVDIFHGDLDITLYRDDLRNSVHRALKPTRVPHEGIDDCIVILVDDVLFSGRTIRAALDALRDVGRARTVQLAVLIDRGHRQLPIRADYVGKNIPTSTNEGVVVELEELDGQDRVILQRGVESVEEGIKK, encoded by the coding sequence ATGAACACGACTACGCACGAGCACACCATCGAGCTTTTGGGAGCTGATGACGTCTCGCGTACCGTCGCGCGCATCGCGCACCAGATCATTGAAAAAACGGCGTTAGATGATTCGGGGTCCCCGCGGGTGGTACTCCTAGGAATTCCGTCGGGGGGTGTGCCATTGGCCGCGCGTTTGGCGAAAAAAATTACTGAGTTTTCCGGGGTGGACATCTTCCATGGTGACTTGGACATCACGCTTTACCGCGACGATTTGAGGAATTCTGTCCACCGAGCGTTGAAACCCACCCGAGTTCCGCATGAAGGCATTGACGACTGCATTGTCATTCTCGTCGACGATGTCCTCTTCTCGGGTCGCACAATCCGCGCCGCTTTAGATGCCTTAAGAGATGTGGGGCGCGCTCGCACGGTACAGCTAGCCGTACTTATCGACAGGGGCCACCGCCAGCTGCCGATCCGCGCTGATTACGTCGGTAAGAACATACCAACCTCCACCAATGAAGGGGTTGTTGTTGAGCTGGAGGAATTGGACGGCCAGGACCGCGTGATTCTACAGCGTGGGGTGGAAAGCGTTGAGGAGGGTATCAAGAAATGA
- the efp gene encoding elongation factor P codes for MATTADFKNGLVLKIDGKLQQIIEFQHVKPGKGPAFVRTKLKDVVSGKTVEKTFNAGVKVETATVDRRDMTYLYHDGTNYVLMDDKDFDQIEVAEHLMGDGAKFLLENTTVQVSFHEGEPLFAELPVAVELAVQHTDPGLQGDRSTGGTKPATLETGAEIQVPLFIETGNVVKVDTRTGSYLSRVSN; via the coding sequence GTGGCAACTACCGCGGATTTCAAAAACGGTCTGGTGCTGAAGATCGACGGCAAGCTGCAGCAGATCATTGAGTTCCAGCACGTGAAGCCGGGTAAGGGTCCAGCCTTCGTGCGCACCAAGCTCAAGGATGTCGTCTCTGGAAAAACTGTCGAGAAGACCTTCAATGCTGGTGTCAAGGTAGAGACCGCAACTGTTGACCGTCGCGACATGACTTACCTCTACCACGACGGCACCAATTATGTTCTGATGGATGATAAGGACTTTGATCAGATCGAGGTTGCAGAACACCTCATGGGTGATGGCGCCAAATTCCTTCTGGAAAATACGACAGTGCAGGTGTCTTTCCATGAGGGGGAGCCTCTCTTCGCTGAACTTCCAGTGGCTGTTGAGTTGGCCGTGCAGCACACTGATCCAGGCCTGCAAGGTGACCGTTCTACCGGTGGCACTAAGCCGGCAACCTTGGAAACGGGCGCAGAGATTCAGGTTCCATTGTTCATTGAGACCGGCAACGTGGTGAAGGTTGATACCCGCACCGGCTCGTACCTCTCCCGCGTGTCTAACTAA
- a CDS encoding M24 family metallopeptidase, protein MTFHASVQENSRQRRERAAARIKEAGAQALLVSDLKNVEYLSGFNGSNAALLLKADATSVIATDGRYITQIAAQTGEPSDMQIHIANNIYQAMKEVAGETDFCVEPTLSVGIAKYLGDPDILEGVVEGERLVKDDTEIAKLVAAGELADNVWQEFIAQGGIAEGLTEIDAAADLENRLRRAGADGLSFPTILASGSNGSKPHAGVSRERIVPGLVTVDFGIYLDGYASDQTRTVCVGDPSTRDYQLYDIVYRAQKAGEAMLRPGAGLRAIDNACRTIIEDAGYGEFFVHSTGHGVGMDVHEAPRAAATVDETETLVKGMTLTVEPGIYLPGETGLRIENTYVITEDSAQSLNASSTELIVV, encoded by the coding sequence GTGACTTTCCATGCGTCTGTTCAGGAAAACAGCCGGCAACGCCGTGAGCGCGCGGCAGCCCGCATAAAAGAAGCGGGAGCACAGGCGCTGCTTGTGAGTGACCTAAAAAATGTGGAATATCTCTCAGGTTTTAATGGATCCAATGCGGCATTATTGCTCAAGGCAGACGCAACGAGTGTCATCGCAACTGATGGTCGCTACATCACCCAAATCGCCGCACAGACTGGCGAGCCCTCTGACATGCAGATACACATCGCCAACAACATCTACCAGGCGATGAAGGAAGTAGCCGGTGAAACCGATTTTTGTGTCGAACCGACGTTGTCCGTCGGCATTGCGAAGTACCTCGGTGATCCAGACATACTCGAGGGCGTGGTGGAGGGTGAACGCCTCGTTAAAGACGACACAGAGATCGCAAAATTAGTCGCAGCCGGTGAACTTGCTGACAACGTATGGCAGGAATTCATAGCGCAGGGGGGAATTGCGGAGGGCTTGACGGAGATCGATGCAGCTGCCGATTTGGAAAATCGTTTGCGTCGAGCGGGTGCGGATGGTTTGAGTTTTCCTACGATCCTTGCCTCGGGTTCCAATGGATCCAAACCTCACGCTGGCGTATCGCGAGAGAGGATTGTCCCTGGCCTTGTCACCGTTGACTTCGGAATCTACCTCGATGGATATGCTTCTGATCAAACCCGTACGGTATGCGTAGGTGATCCATCGACCCGCGACTATCAGCTGTACGACATCGTCTATCGTGCACAAAAGGCAGGGGAGGCTATGCTACGCCCTGGAGCCGGTTTACGCGCTATCGACAACGCGTGCCGAACCATCATTGAGGATGCAGGCTACGGCGAGTTCTTTGTGCATTCCACGGGACACGGCGTGGGTATGGATGTGCACGAAGCACCGCGGGCGGCGGCGACTGTCGATGAAACAGAGACATTGGTGAAAGGCATGACTCTGACAGTGGAGCCGGGTATCTACCTCCCGGGTGAAACGGGACTCCGCATTGAAAATACCTATGTGATCACCGAAGATTCGGCGCAGTCTTTGAACGCGTCATCTACCGAATTGATTGTCGTTTAG
- the aroQ gene encoding type II 3-dehydroquinate dehydratase, whose amino-acid sequence MTLTVTVLNGPNLNRLGKRQPEVYGSTTLGDVEAMLRVEAQQLGADVEFFQSNHEGELIDVIHACADAGHAVIINPGGLTHTSVALRDALAEIQDGKGFVEVHISNVHAREEFRHHSFLSPIARGVIAGLGTYGYVAALRYLVEKERTK is encoded by the coding sequence ATGACTCTTACGGTTACCGTCCTCAACGGCCCCAACCTCAACCGGTTAGGTAAACGACAACCCGAAGTCTACGGCTCGACAACTTTGGGTGATGTGGAAGCGATGCTCCGCGTAGAAGCACAACAACTAGGTGCTGACGTGGAGTTTTTCCAGTCCAATCATGAAGGCGAATTGATTGACGTCATACACGCCTGCGCCGATGCGGGACATGCTGTCATCATCAACCCGGGAGGCTTGACCCATACGTCAGTGGCGCTGCGCGACGCCCTCGCCGAGATCCAGGACGGTAAGGGTTTTGTTGAAGTTCATATTTCTAACGTGCATGCGCGCGAGGAATTTCGCCACCATAGTTTCTTAAGCCCTATTGCCCGGGGAGTCATAGCCGGATTGGGGACTTACGGGTATGTAGCAGCACTTCGTTATCTGGTCGAAAAAGAGAGGACAAAGTAA
- the aroB gene encoding 3-dehydroquinate synthase, which translates to MPTITVASHSPYDVHIDRGVDRAVEHILQATKRANNYLLIHQPALKERAEAVASGMRTYGKCVLLHEIADAEEGKTIASAAACWDKCAEAGLTRQDAVIGLGGGAATDVAGFIAATWMRGVSVVQYPTTLLAMVDAAVGGKTGINTAAGKNLVGAFHEPATVIVDLEVLETLPRQEIIAGSAEIIKAGFIADTRILEIYEQDADAAVDPHRTLPELIERAILVKARVVAQDLRESHLREILNYGHTYGHAIEHHENYRWRHGHAVAVGMVFEAELAHAAGLLDTSVVERHRAILASVGLPTSYDAADLETLYAAMTRDKKNKDGNIRFVVLEREGQPTRLEGPDLTLLEAAYAATAG; encoded by the coding sequence ATGCCGACCATCACCGTAGCTTCTCATTCTCCCTACGACGTGCATATTGATCGCGGGGTGGATCGTGCGGTTGAGCACATACTCCAGGCCACGAAGAGGGCAAACAACTACTTGCTGATTCACCAACCGGCACTGAAAGAACGCGCCGAGGCTGTGGCCTCTGGCATGCGTACTTACGGGAAGTGCGTGCTGCTGCATGAAATTGCGGATGCGGAGGAAGGAAAGACTATTGCTTCCGCTGCCGCTTGCTGGGATAAGTGTGCAGAGGCTGGACTAACCCGTCAGGATGCCGTCATCGGGCTCGGCGGCGGTGCAGCAACTGACGTGGCCGGGTTCATTGCCGCCACCTGGATGCGGGGAGTCTCGGTTGTCCAGTATCCAACGACACTGTTGGCGATGGTGGATGCAGCGGTCGGTGGAAAAACCGGGATAAATACTGCGGCCGGAAAAAACTTGGTTGGTGCTTTTCATGAGCCCGCTACTGTGATCGTGGATTTAGAAGTGTTAGAGACACTTCCTCGTCAGGAGATCATCGCCGGATCTGCTGAGATAATTAAAGCGGGTTTCATTGCAGACACCCGCATCCTGGAGATTTATGAACAGGATGCTGATGCGGCAGTGGATCCCCACAGAACGTTGCCGGAGTTGATTGAGCGCGCGATTTTGGTCAAAGCCCGTGTGGTGGCTCAGGATCTCCGGGAGTCTCATTTGCGGGAAATCTTGAATTATGGTCATACCTACGGTCATGCCATTGAGCACCATGAAAATTACCGATGGCGTCATGGCCACGCTGTGGCCGTCGGCATGGTTTTCGAAGCAGAATTAGCCCATGCAGCGGGGCTCCTTGATACCTCAGTTGTCGAGCGGCACCGGGCCATCCTGGCGTCGGTCGGGCTTCCAACGAGCTACGATGCAGCTGATCTCGAGACACTATATGCTGCAATGACGCGAGATAAGAAGAATAAAGATGGCAACATCCGCTTCGTCGTTCTTGAAAGAGAAGGACAACCAACCCGACTGGAAGGGCCTGACCTCACACTTCTAGAGGCAGCCTATGCGGCGACTGCCGGTTAA
- a CDS encoding shikimate kinase → MSPRVVLVGLPGSGKTTIGKRLANALRTSVVDTDQLIEKRYGKSCGEVFSELGEEEFRRIEAQTVADALNTDGIVSLGGGAVVTPSNRKLLQDQRVVYLHVSAEEGVRRTAGSDSRPLLNVDDPMSRYEQLLEQRAAYYEEVANLLVNSDGKEPHRVVTDILQFIDDVEHE, encoded by the coding sequence ATGAGCCCTCGAGTGGTACTTGTTGGACTTCCCGGAAGCGGAAAAACCACGATCGGCAAGCGTCTGGCTAACGCATTGCGTACCTCGGTGGTCGATACCGACCAGTTAATTGAAAAACGCTATGGCAAGAGTTGTGGCGAGGTGTTCAGTGAACTTGGTGAAGAAGAGTTTCGACGCATCGAGGCGCAAACTGTCGCCGATGCTCTAAACACCGACGGCATCGTTTCCTTAGGTGGCGGGGCAGTGGTGACCCCCAGTAATCGGAAATTGCTACAGGATCAGCGGGTCGTCTATTTGCACGTCAGTGCTGAGGAAGGAGTGCGACGCACCGCCGGGTCGGATTCGCGTCCTTTATTGAACGTTGATGATCCCATGTCTCGCTATGAGCAATTGTTAGAACAGCGAGCAGCCTACTACGAAGAGGTAGCCAATTTGCTGGTCAATTCCGATGGCAAAGAACCCCACCGAGTCGTGACCGATATTCTGCAATTTATTGACGATGTGGAGCATGAGTAG
- the aroC gene encoding chorismate synthase → MLRWTTAGESHGQALISLIENLPAGLHVTRDEVSYQLARRRLGYGRGARMKFEADEVTFLSGVRHGVTLGSPVAVMIGNTEWPKWTTIMSSDPIDLDDEQVVKEMNSGRGAKLTRPRPGHADFAGMLKFGHDEARPILERASARETAARVAAGTFARAVLREVCGVEVLSHVISIGASEPYTGPTPSFEDLEKIDKSEVRSFDKCAEESMINEIKAAKKSGDTLGGVVEVVVKGLPIGLGSHTSGDERLDAQLASAVMSIQAIKGVEIGDGFEEARRRGSEAHDEMVRTDDGVHRLSNRAGGVEGGMSNGEDLIVRAAMKPISTVPRALKSVDMATGEAASGIHQRSDVCAVPAAGVVAEAMVALVLARAVLRKYGGDSLQETTRNYENYCAQVRQRLQWN, encoded by the coding sequence ATGCTTCGTTGGACAACTGCTGGTGAATCGCACGGCCAGGCACTGATTTCTCTCATTGAAAACCTCCCTGCAGGATTGCACGTGACTCGTGATGAGGTGTCATATCAGTTGGCACGTCGCCGCTTGGGATATGGACGCGGCGCCCGGATGAAATTTGAAGCCGATGAAGTCACTTTCCTTTCCGGGGTGCGTCACGGGGTTACTCTCGGCAGTCCTGTCGCCGTCATGATCGGTAACACTGAGTGGCCAAAATGGACCACTATTATGTCCTCCGATCCGATTGATCTCGATGACGAGCAGGTTGTCAAGGAGATGAACAGCGGGCGCGGGGCTAAGCTGACCCGCCCGCGACCGGGGCACGCAGACTTCGCCGGAATGCTGAAGTTTGGTCATGACGAGGCTCGCCCTATCCTCGAGCGTGCATCTGCCCGCGAAACCGCAGCCCGTGTGGCAGCGGGAACGTTTGCCCGCGCTGTGCTGCGTGAAGTCTGTGGTGTAGAGGTATTAAGCCACGTCATTTCCATTGGGGCCTCGGAACCGTACACCGGTCCCACACCATCTTTCGAGGATCTGGAGAAGATTGACAAATCGGAGGTTCGCTCCTTTGACAAGTGTGCGGAAGAGTCGATGATTAACGAGATTAAGGCGGCGAAGAAATCTGGCGATACTCTTGGAGGAGTCGTTGAGGTGGTGGTCAAGGGGCTACCGATCGGACTAGGCTCGCATACCTCCGGCGATGAACGACTTGACGCACAGCTAGCGAGTGCAGTCATGAGCATTCAGGCGATCAAGGGTGTAGAAATCGGTGATGGTTTTGAGGAGGCGCGCCGCCGTGGCTCCGAAGCGCACGATGAGATGGTACGCACTGACGATGGAGTCCACCGGTTATCCAATCGAGCTGGCGGCGTAGAAGGCGGTATGAGCAACGGGGAGGATCTCATTGTTCGCGCAGCGATGAAACCAATCAGTACCGTTCCCCGTGCATTGAAGTCGGTGGACATGGCCACAGGCGAAGCAGCTAGCGGCATTCATCAACGTTCTGATGTCTGTGCTGTTCCAGCGGCGGGTGTGGTCGCGGAAGCGATGGTGGCCCTCGTTTTGGCTCGAGCGGTCCTGCGTAAATATGGCGGTGATTCTCTCCAGGAGACCACTCGTAATTATGAAAACTACTGTGCCCAGGTTAGGCAGCGTCTCCAATGGAACTAA
- a CDS encoding prepilin peptidase, which yields MGVLFVVLVWGGVVSLLDVRMRIIPNVLSLPGVIITWSLCVVSPWWKMQGISMPAAYCFELSSVLGGVSWWALVLILGLKQSRSVGSGDAKLAASLGVITAGSGGVVGWLAAVGLSGVLSVITALLVARKRGVPQAPSMVGATLLVAMYVTVGGAL from the coding sequence ATGGGGGTTTTATTTGTTGTATTGGTGTGGGGTGGGGTTGTTTCTCTCCTGGATGTAAGGATGAGGATCATTCCCAATGTTCTTTCACTTCCAGGCGTGATTATCACGTGGTCACTCTGTGTTGTTTCCCCGTGGTGGAAGATGCAGGGAATCTCCATGCCGGCGGCATATTGCTTCGAGTTATCGTCTGTTCTCGGTGGAGTGAGCTGGTGGGCATTGGTGCTCATATTGGGCCTCAAGCAATCGAGATCTGTAGGGAGTGGCGATGCTAAATTGGCTGCGAGTTTGGGAGTGATCACTGCGGGTTCGGGAGGAGTCGTGGGGTGGCTTGCAGCGGTGGGTCTCAGTGGCGTATTGAGCGTCATCACAGCACTCCTTGTGGCTAGAAAGAGAGGGGTTCCTCAAGCGCCATCGATGGTGGGGGCAACTCTGCTGGTGGCGATGTACGTCACAGTAGGCGGGGCGTTGTAG
- a CDS encoding shikimate dehydrogenase, with amino-acid sequence MTVIPAVLSIDEFLDPSAAWHAHAASNVCAVLGRPIEHSLSPLLHNSGYREHGLDFTYVRVEAGEAVEIRELLRHCPASVRGFSVTMPGKSAALELADSTTERAELIGSANTLVPLGDGTWMADNTDVDGVSSCLAHIASQGVDFSGSRAVVVGNGGTARPAVAALASADVQHVTVVARSERALNLQSLVEGCGMGFDWVRMDAPALSSTCSDASTVISTIPAAGAELISSALLQARSVLDVIYDPYPTALLAGAMDRGLPHADGLRMLAGQAERQFELFTGTAPREGLLLKTIESVRQR; translated from the coding sequence ATGACAGTCATCCCCGCTGTGCTCAGCATTGACGAGTTTCTGGATCCCTCAGCAGCATGGCATGCGCATGCCGCAAGTAACGTGTGTGCTGTGCTTGGGCGCCCCATCGAGCATTCACTTTCGCCTCTGCTGCACAATAGCGGCTATCGCGAGCATGGTTTAGATTTCACTTATGTACGCGTGGAGGCGGGCGAGGCGGTGGAAATCAGAGAACTACTGCGTCATTGCCCTGCCTCTGTTCGTGGGTTTTCGGTCACCATGCCAGGAAAATCAGCAGCACTAGAGCTAGCGGATTCCACTACGGAAAGAGCCGAACTCATTGGTTCCGCCAATACGTTGGTGCCCCTCGGTGATGGAACGTGGATGGCAGACAATACCGACGTTGATGGTGTATCCAGCTGCTTAGCACACATAGCCTCTCAGGGCGTGGACTTTAGTGGCTCCCGGGCGGTTGTCGTTGGCAATGGTGGTACAGCGCGTCCTGCTGTGGCCGCTTTGGCTTCAGCAGATGTTCAGCACGTGACAGTTGTCGCTCGTTCGGAACGAGCACTGAATTTACAGTCTTTGGTAGAAGGTTGTGGGATGGGGTTTGACTGGGTACGTATGGACGCTCCCGCGCTGTCCTCCACATGTTCCGATGCCTCGACGGTGATTTCCACGATTCCCGCCGCAGGAGCCGAGCTCATATCCTCAGCGTTACTACAAGCACGTTCCGTGTTGGACGTCATCTATGATCCATACCCCACTGCCTTGTTGGCCGGTGCTATGGACCGGGGGCTACCGCATGCCGATGGTCTGCGTATGTTAGCTGGTCAAGCTGAACGGCAGTTTGAGCTTTTCACCGGGACTGCCCCACGCGAGGGTCTACTGCTCAAGACCATCGAGTCTGTTCGTCAGCGGTAG
- the mltG gene encoding endolytic transglycosylase MltG: MAVKRNMEPKYRRRRQRAGALAIALVILLIGVTGYVWYQRSVVADRDFVGSGNGNIVMVRVDAGDSIYSLAPELVDKGVIGSRRALVQAAEVTQPSLQQGYYPLQEKMSAKEALKALTNDDLRRGVVDIPNGLTLDDVRVVGGNARKGIYSLVSAQTCQDKQNCVSVDDLKNAVTNTSPEELGVPSWAIDAVNKRGKDPRRIEGLIAPGVHLFDPTMSPVDIMKDLVSDSARVFEDTGLVASAKKVGLSPYDVIIAASLVEREAPAGDFDKVARVILNRLNIKQKLEFDSTVNYGLDEQEVATTDADRQRETPWNTYAKQGLPDTPIASPGLQALHAVENPAQGDWLYFVTVDKNGRTVFNRDFAAHEQAIEESRANGVLDSNR, from the coding sequence ATGGCCGTCAAGCGCAACATGGAGCCAAAGTACCGCAGGCGTCGTCAGCGCGCAGGTGCCTTGGCTATCGCTTTGGTCATTCTGCTCATCGGAGTGACCGGGTACGTGTGGTACCAACGCAGCGTGGTTGCTGATCGTGATTTTGTCGGTAGTGGCAATGGAAATATTGTGATGGTTCGCGTCGATGCAGGCGATTCCATCTACAGTTTGGCACCCGAACTCGTTGATAAGGGTGTCATTGGCTCACGTCGTGCTTTAGTGCAGGCAGCTGAAGTGACCCAGCCGTCACTGCAACAAGGCTACTATCCGCTGCAGGAAAAAATGTCAGCCAAGGAAGCGCTGAAGGCTTTGACCAACGACGACTTGCGCCGTGGCGTCGTCGATATTCCCAACGGTCTGACTCTCGATGACGTGCGAGTGGTCGGTGGGAACGCGAGGAAGGGTATTTACTCCCTGGTATCTGCGCAGACATGCCAAGATAAGCAGAATTGTGTGTCGGTCGATGATCTGAAAAATGCCGTGACTAACACATCACCAGAGGAACTTGGCGTGCCGTCCTGGGCTATCGACGCTGTCAATAAGCGGGGGAAGGATCCACGGCGTATTGAAGGTCTTATTGCGCCCGGGGTGCATTTGTTTGATCCAACAATGAGCCCGGTGGACATTATGAAGGATCTGGTATCGGACTCCGCCCGTGTTTTTGAGGACACCGGCCTCGTTGCCTCTGCAAAGAAGGTTGGTTTGTCCCCCTACGACGTCATCATTGCTGCTTCGTTGGTGGAGCGCGAGGCACCAGCGGGTGACTTCGATAAGGTCGCCCGCGTCATCCTCAATAGGTTGAACATCAAACAGAAACTCGAGTTCGATTCAACGGTGAACTATGGGTTGGACGAACAGGAAGTCGCAACCACTGACGCAGACCGTCAGCGTGAAACACCGTGGAACACTTATGCAAAGCAGGGGCTGCCTGACACCCCGATCGCATCCCCAGGTTTGCAGGCGTTGCATGCGGTAGAAAACCCAGCCCAGGGGGATTGGCTGTACTTCGTCACGGTGGACAAGAATGGGCGTACTGTCTTCAACCGGGATTTCGCAGCCCACGAGCAGGCTATTGAGGAATCTCGCGCCAACGGCGTGCTGGATTCCAACCGTTAG
- the ruvX gene encoding Holliday junction resolvase RuvX, with product MATSEKPTVQTDPGRGRRLGVDVGSVRIGVALSDPDCILATPLETVSAAVDGSDVSRVAELVRDNLVVEVIVGLPVALRGNHTSSTYLAEDFAEDLREELRDIPVRLVDERLSTMAATQAFQAVGISAKKGRKKIDQAAAVHILQGWLDARRRVFSQNG from the coding sequence ATGGCGACGAGCGAGAAGCCAACAGTACAGACGGATCCTGGGCGCGGTCGGCGTCTAGGTGTAGACGTGGGATCCGTACGCATAGGCGTGGCTCTGAGTGACCCAGACTGCATCCTGGCAACCCCATTGGAAACCGTTTCTGCCGCCGTCGATGGTTCTGACGTCTCCCGTGTGGCTGAGCTCGTTCGTGACAACCTGGTTGTCGAGGTGATTGTAGGATTGCCGGTTGCATTGCGGGGTAACCATACGTCTAGCACCTATCTGGCAGAAGACTTTGCAGAAGATCTTCGTGAGGAATTAAGGGATATCCCTGTGCGTCTCGTCGATGAACGGTTATCCACGATGGCTGCAACGCAGGCCTTCCAAGCCGTGGGTATCAGCGCCAAAAAGGGCCGGAAGAAGATCGACCAGGCGGCCGCTGTCCACATTCTCCAAGGATGGCTTGACGCGCGAAGGCGAGTCTTTTCTCAGAATGGGTAA